The following are from one region of the Arcobacter defluvii genome:
- a CDS encoding YceI family protein, giving the protein MNFVTKMTSALLLTIGLVNASEYDLDKAHTNVGFTVKHMMITNVNGNFKTYDANIDFDAKSKTFKAFKATVDTTSIDTGIEKRDNHLRSEDFFSSEKFPKMTFEMTSYKADGDEGEMKGNLTIRGISKPVTFKVEDLGTISDKGKSKVGFSIEGKINRMDYDLKWNKALELGGVAVAEDVKIKVDVEAVEK; this is encoded by the coding sequence ATGAATTTCGTAACAAAAATGACAAGTGCATTACTTTTAACAATTGGATTAGTAAATGCAAGTGAGTATGATTTAGATAAAGCTCATACAAATGTTGGTTTTACAGTAAAACATATGATGATTACAAATGTAAACGGTAATTTCAAAACATATGATGCAAATATAGATTTTGATGCAAAATCAAAAACATTTAAAGCATTTAAAGCAACTGTTGACACGACATCAATTGATACAGGAATTGAAAAAAGAGATAATCATTTAAGAAGTGAAGATTTCTTTTCATCAGAAAAATTTCCTAAAATGACTTTTGAAATGACATCTTACAAAGCTGATGGTGATGAAGGTGAAATGAAAGGTAATTTAACAATTAGAGGAATTTCAAAACCAGTTACATTTAAAGTTGAAGATTTAGGAACTATTTCAGATAAAGGTAAAAGTAAAGTTGGATTTTCTATCGAAGGAAAAATTAATAGAATGGATTATGATTTAAAATGGAACAAAGCTTTAGAACTAGGTGGAGTTGCAGTAGCAGAAGATGTTAAAATAAAAGTTGATGTTGAAGCTGTTGAAAAGTAA
- a CDS encoding cysteine hydrolase has product MKEIDVKDSALVLIEYQNEWLDENSKLYKLMKDKKQFLDSINNSKKVLEYARKIGMKVIHVPFIVSNDYKEFGNNAKYGLRAVIPNVKTWQGKNKDFHSDFIPKEDEFIVSGRIGASAFSSSNLDVILRNNDIKTLFFIGYATNVCVESSFREAHDKGYNAIVIDDATSSFTQEEKEYFLKYIVHHFGATISTKEFLTLKE; this is encoded by the coding sequence ATGAAAGAAATTGATGTAAAAGATTCAGCTTTAGTGCTTATTGAGTATCAAAATGAATGGTTAGATGAAAATTCTAAACTTTATAAATTGATGAAAGATAAAAAACAATTTTTAGATTCGATTAACAATTCAAAAAAAGTCTTAGAATATGCAAGAAAAATAGGAATGAAAGTAATTCATGTACCATTTATAGTAAGTAATGATTATAAAGAGTTTGGAAATAATGCAAAATATGGATTAAGAGCAGTTATTCCAAATGTAAAAACTTGGCAAGGGAAAAATAAAGATTTTCATAGTGATTTTATCCCAAAAGAAGATGAATTTATTGTAAGTGGTAGAATTGGAGCAAGTGCATTTTCCAGCTCAAATTTAGATGTAATTCTAAGAAATAATGATATAAAAACTCTATTCTTTATAGGTTATGCAACAAATGTTTGTGTTGAATCATCTTTTAGAGAAGCTCATGATAAAGGATATAATGCAATAGTTATAGATGATGCAACAAGTAGTTTTACACAAGAAGAAAAAGAGTACTTCTTAAAATATATAGTTCACCATTTTGGTGCAACAATATCTACAAAAGAGTTCTTGACTTTGAAAGAATAG
- a CDS encoding MerR family transcriptional regulator, with amino-acid sequence MFEKLFDPKLVSKLLVTIGDVSEVTGIPQRKLRYWEDKGIIQSSGQKDGSTRKFDYINIKKILLIKELLDEGYTLESSVKKVEERIEKLQLAFNKLQEKQNHSE; translated from the coding sequence ATGTTTGAAAAGTTATTTGATCCAAAATTAGTTTCAAAACTTTTAGTAACCATTGGTGATGTATCAGAGGTTACTGGAATCCCTCAGAGAAAATTAAGATATTGGGAAGATAAAGGCATAATTCAATCTTCTGGACAAAAAGATGGAAGTACAAGAAAATTTGATTATATAAATATAAAAAAAATACTTTTAATAAAAGAATTACTTGATGAAGGCTATACTTTAGAATCATCTGTAAAAAAAGTTGAAGAAAGAATAGAAAAACTTCAATTAGCATTTAACAAATTACAAGAAAAGCAAAATCATAGTGAATAA
- a CDS encoding MATE family efflux transporter, translating to MNKNKELLSKDIPTLIKQLAIPASTGMLFNTLYNVVDTYYAGFISTQAVSALTISFMVFFLIIGLGYGFSSAITAILGNSFGKRRNKLASIHAHKGLLFIPFIGIILTILGYIFASDMFILLGAKDEYLQDAITYINPILFGTIFFMFNFSLNSILVALGDTKTYRNTLIFGFFANLVLNPLFMFGFLFIPAMGLSGIAIATVLIQVINMFYMFYKVLQTKVIHFEKPSYFLPDLRVYKLFFSQGIPASLNMLIMSIGSVILTYFVAQYGLMAVAGYGIAFRVEQLMLLPTLGLSTAVLTIVSNNFGAKKYDRVIETLKIAIKYGFIFSTIGIITLTIFGKFLISLFDSNPTVIDFGIHYLLVEIWIFYAYVVLFICVSTLQAIKKPKMILYIALYRQIVAKLIIAYLIVKVFELDFIYLWFGVLVMIYSAAIFAYFYTNSLLKRVCNKTL from the coding sequence GTGAATAAAAATAAAGAATTACTCTCAAAAGATATTCCAACTTTAATAAAACAATTAGCAATTCCAGCAAGTACAGGAATGCTTTTTAATACTTTATATAATGTTGTAGATACATATTACGCAGGATTTATCTCAACTCAAGCTGTTTCAGCTTTAACTATATCATTTATGGTATTTTTTCTTATCATTGGTTTGGGTTATGGTTTTAGTTCAGCAATTACAGCTATTTTAGGAAACTCTTTTGGAAAAAGAAGAAATAAATTAGCATCTATTCATGCACACAAAGGTTTACTATTTATTCCTTTTATTGGAATAATCCTAACTATTCTTGGATATATTTTTGCTTCTGATATGTTTATATTACTTGGTGCAAAAGATGAGTATTTGCAAGATGCAATAACCTATATAAATCCTATATTATTTGGAACAATATTTTTTATGTTTAATTTCTCACTAAATTCAATATTGGTTGCTTTAGGAGATACAAAAACATATAGAAATACTCTCATATTTGGTTTTTTTGCAAATTTAGTTTTAAATCCATTATTTATGTTTGGTTTTTTATTTATTCCAGCGATGGGTCTTTCAGGAATTGCAATTGCTACTGTTTTAATTCAAGTAATAAATATGTTTTATATGTTTTATAAAGTCTTACAAACAAAAGTTATTCACTTTGAAAAGCCTTCATATTTTTTACCAGATTTAAGAGTTTATAAACTATTTTTCTCTCAAGGGATTCCAGCTAGTTTAAATATGCTAATTATGTCTATAGGTTCTGTTATTCTTACATACTTTGTAGCTCAATATGGTCTTATGGCTGTAGCAGGATATGGTATTGCTTTTAGAGTTGAACAACTTATGCTTCTACCAACTCTTGGGCTTAGCACAGCTGTATTAACAATTGTATCAAATAACTTTGGTGCAAAAAAATATGATAGGGTGATAGAAACTCTAAAAATAGCAATAAAATACGGTTTTATTTTTTCAACTATCGGAATCATAACCCTTACAATTTTTGGGAAATTCTTAATCTCTTTATTTGATTCAAATCCTACAGTTATTGATTTTGGAATACATTATTTGTTAGTTGAAATTTGGATATTTTATGCTTATGTTGTTTTATTTATTTGCGTATCAACTCTTCAAGCTATAAAGAAACCAAAAATGATTTTATATATTGCTTTATATAGACAAATCGTTGCTAAATTGATAATTGCTTATTTAATTGTAAAAGTTTTTGAATTAGATTTTATTTATCTTTGGTTTGGAGTTTTAGTTATGATTTATAGCGCTGCTATTTTTGCATATTTTTACACAAATTCTTTGCTAAAAAGAGTTTGTAACAAAACACTATAG
- a CDS encoding homoserine dehydrogenase: MLKVGIIGVGTVGTSVANILIDNKNIITARAGKEIVPTIGVVSNLGKKRDVSIKLTTNVDEILEDDSIDIVVELMGGIEKPYEIVKKALLKGKAVVTANKALLAYHRYELQELAGDIPFEFEAAVAGGIPIINALRDGLSANHIKSIQGIMNGTCNYMLTRMINDGVSYNEILKEAQELGYAEADPTFDVGGFDAAHKLLILGSIAYGIDVKPEDILIEGIENISNADIEFAKEFEYSIKLLGIAKKVGNEIELRVHPVLISEDKMIAKVDGVMNGISVVGDKVGETMFYGAGAGGDATASAVVANIIDIARKGKGSPMLGFENQPGEQISLMPKENIRTKYYLRLEVSDKSGTLAKVATILGDNSISIEAMMQKPLKSQNANLLLTTHTCIERDILKAIKELENSGVVLSKPSMIRIEA, encoded by the coding sequence ATGTTAAAAGTTGGAATTATTGGAGTTGGTACAGTTGGAACTAGCGTTGCAAATATATTAATAGATAATAAAAATATTATCACCGCGCGTGCTGGTAAAGAAATTGTACCAACCATTGGAGTAGTTTCAAACTTAGGAAAAAAAAGAGATGTTAGTATAAAGTTAACAACTAATGTAGATGAAATATTAGAAGATGATTCAATTGACATTGTTGTTGAATTAATGGGTGGAATAGAAAAACCTTATGAAATCGTAAAAAAAGCTTTATTAAAAGGTAAAGCTGTAGTTACTGCTAATAAAGCTTTATTGGCATATCATAGATATGAATTACAAGAGTTAGCTGGTGATATTCCATTTGAATTTGAAGCAGCCGTTGCAGGAGGAATTCCAATTATTAATGCTTTAAGAGATGGTTTAAGTGCAAATCATATTAAATCTATCCAAGGTATTATGAATGGAACTTGTAACTATATGTTAACAAGAATGATTAATGACGGTGTTAGTTATAATGAAATATTAAAAGAAGCTCAAGAATTAGGTTATGCAGAAGCTGATCCAACTTTTGATGTTGGAGGATTTGATGCTGCACATAAACTTTTAATTCTTGGATCTATAGCATATGGAATAGATGTAAAACCTGAAGATATTTTAATTGAAGGTATCGAAAATATTTCAAATGCAGATATTGAATTTGCAAAAGAGTTTGAATATTCTATAAAACTTCTTGGTATTGCAAAAAAAGTTGGAAATGAAATAGAACTAAGAGTTCACCCTGTACTAATATCAGAAGATAAAATGATAGCAAAAGTTGATGGTGTTATGAATGGTATCTCTGTTGTTGGAGATAAAGTAGGTGAAACTATGTTCTATGGAGCAGGAGCCGGTGGTGATGCAACTGCTTCAGCTGTTGTTGCCAATATTATTGATATTGCCAGAAAAGGAAAAGGTTCACCAATGCTTGGTTTTGAAAACCAACCAGGAGAACAAATCTCTTTAATGCCAAAAGAGAATATCAGAACAAAATATTATCTAAGACTTGAAGTATCTGATAAATCAGGAACTTTAGCAAAAGTTGCAACAATTTTAGGAGATAATTCTATTTCAATTGAAGCTATGATGCAAAAACCTTTAAAATCGCAAAATGCAAATCTTCTACTTACAACTCATACTTGTATTGAAAGAGATATATTAAAAGCTATAAAAGAACTAGAAAATTCTGGTGTAGTTTTAAGTAAACCATCTATGATAAGAATAGAAGCTTAA
- a CDS encoding HvfA family oxazolone/thioamide-modified RiPP metallophore, whose protein sequence is MNLKSKFAGIFLGLFLASTSAFAANGSCGAGKCGGDMKKEMEMKKSSSCGTGKCGANMNEAKTPSCGAGKCGGAMKNDMSKMPDEMKDTKASCGSGKCGSK, encoded by the coding sequence ATGAATTTAAAAAGTAAATTCGCTGGAATATTTTTAGGATTATTCCTTGCATCTACATCTGCATTTGCTGCAAATGGTTCTTGTGGAGCTGGAAAATGTGGTGGAGATATGAAAAAAGAGATGGAAATGAAAAAAAGTTCATCTTGTGGAACAGGAAAATGTGGTGCAAATATGAATGAAGCTAAAACACCTTCTTGCGGAGCTGGAAAATGTGGTGGAGCTATGAAAAATGATATGTCAAAAATGCCAGATGAAATGAAAGACACAAAAGCTTCTTGCGGTTCAGGGAAATGCGGATCAAAATAA